From Camelina sativa cultivar DH55 chromosome 7, Cs, whole genome shotgun sequence, one genomic window encodes:
- the LOC104700590 gene encoding senescence-associated protein 13 isoform X1: MATNSRWSLSGMTALVTGGSKGIGEAVVEELSMMGAKVHTCARDETQLQERLREWQAKGFQVTISVCDVSSRDQREKLMETVSTLFQGKLNILVNNAGTFIVKPTTEYTAEDYSFIMATNLESAFHLSQLAHPLLKASGSGSIVLMSSTAGIVHINNVGSIYGATKGAMNQLARNLACEWASDRIRANAVCPWFITTPLVNDCLNDKEFKKEAEKRTAVGRIGEANEVSPLVAFLCLPAASYITGQAICVDGGVTINGFSFKLVP, encoded by the exons ATGGCAACGAATTCTAGATGGAGTCTTAGTGGGATGACAGCTCTTGTCACTGGTGGCTCTAAAGGCATCGG GGAAGCTGTGGTGGAGGAACTGTCTATGATGGGAGCAAAAGTCCACACATGTGCAAGAGACGAAACTCAGCTTCAAGAACGCTTACGTGAGTGGCAAGCAAAAGGGTTTCAGGTCACCATTTCTGTCTGCGACGTTTCTTCTCGTGATCAACGAGAGAAACTCATGGAGACCGTTTCCACTCTCTTCCAAGGAAAACTCAATATCCTt GTCAACAATGCCGGTACGTTCATAGTCAAGCCGACCACAGAGTATACAGCAGAAGATTATTCGTTTATAATGGCTACAAATCTCGAGTCAGCTTTCCATCTCTCGCAGCTCGCACACCCTTTGTTGAAAGCATCTGGTTCAGGGAGCATCGTGCTCATGTCGTCCACTGCTGGAATTGTGCATATCAATAATGTTGGATCCATTTATGGAGCAACCAAAG GAGCCATGAATCAGCTGGCTAGAAACTTAGCTTGCGAATGGGCGAGCGACAGGATAAGGGCTAACGCTGTTTGCCCATGGTTCATCACAACTCCTTTGGTTAACGAT TGTCTCAATGACAAAGAGTTTAAAAAAGAAGCGGAGAAGAGGACAGCGGTAGGGCGTATTGGAGAGGCAAACGAAGTTTCACCGCTTGTGGCATTTCTTTGTCTTCCTGCAGCTTCTTACATTACAGGCCAAGCCATCTGCGTTGACGGAGGTGTCACTATCAACGGTTTCTCCTTCAAGCTTGTGCCTTAA
- the LOC104700590 gene encoding senescence-associated protein 13 isoform X2: MTALVTGGTKGIGEAVVEELSMMGAKVHTCARDETQLQERLREWQAKGFQVTISVCDVSSRDQREKLMETVSTLFQGKLNILVNNAGTFIVKPTTEYTAEDYSFIMATNLESAFHLSQLAHPLLKASGSGSIVLMSSTAGIVHINNVGSIYGATKGAMNQLARNLACEWASDRIRANAVCPWFITTPLVNDCLNDKEFKKEAEKRTAVGRIGEANEVSPLVAFLCLPAASYITGQAICVDGGVTINGFSFKLVP, encoded by the exons ATGACCGCTCTTGTCACTGGTGGCACTAAAGGCATCGG GGAAGCTGTGGTGGAGGAACTGTCTATGATGGGAGCAAAAGTCCACACATGTGCAAGAGACGAAACTCAGCTTCAAGAACGCTTACGTGAGTGGCAAGCAAAAGGGTTTCAGGTCACCATTTCTGTCTGCGACGTTTCTTCTCGTGATCAACGAGAGAAACTCATGGAGACCGTTTCCACTCTCTTCCAAGGAAAACTCAATATCCTt GTCAACAATGCCGGTACGTTCATAGTCAAGCCGACCACAGAGTATACAGCAGAAGATTATTCGTTTATAATGGCTACAAATCTCGAGTCAGCTTTCCATCTCTCGCAGCTCGCACACCCTTTGTTGAAAGCATCTGGTTCAGGGAGCATCGTGCTCATGTCGTCCACTGCTGGAATTGTGCATATCAATAATGTTGGATCCATTTATGGAGCAACCAAAG GAGCCATGAATCAGCTGGCTAGAAACTTAGCTTGCGAATGGGCGAGCGACAGGATAAGGGCTAACGCTGTTTGCCCATGGTTCATCACAACTCCTTTGGTTAACGAT TGTCTCAATGACAAAGAGTTTAAAAAAGAAGCGGAGAAGAGGACAGCGGTAGGGCGTATTGGAGAGGCAAACGAAGTTTCACCGCTTGTGGCATTTCTTTGTCTTCCTGCAGCTTCTTACATTACAGGCCAAGCCATCTGCGTTGACGGAGGTGTCACTATCAACGGTTTCTCCTTCAAGCTTGTGCCTTAA